The following nucleotide sequence is from Myxococcus stipitatus.
GCGATGGTTGATGCGGGCCCGTGAGTCGGGGCTCCGAGTTTGGCGCGGGCACATCGCGAGGAGGGATGTCTGCCTTTGACGTCGAAGCAGCCGCTCGCCTCGCGCAAGCTGGCTCGCTCGGTTCGCGTGACGAGGGCCCGACCCGTCTCCGTCAGCCGACGAGAGGGACCCAGCGAGAAACGCAGGCTCGTGACGCCCGAGCGCCGCGTATTCCCGGAATGGGACGAGCGTTCGTCTCCTGACGCTCCCACCTCCCCGCGGGGCACGTTGGCGGAGACCAGTCAACGTCCCCACCGTCCGGGGCCTTCGGGCCGAAGAGGAGACGACATGCGCGCAAGACATTGGTGTGCCCTGGTAGGACTGGGATTGGCTGGGTGCGGGGACCAATCCGCTGTCGACGATACACGGACGGCGGAATCCGCCTCCCGCACGGTCGAGGAACAGGCCTGTCCCTCCGGGACGGCCTCCCGGGTTCAGGTCGTCGCGCCCGAGTGGACCGGCCCGCTCATCATCAGCGGACAGGGGGAGGGACGGCAGCAGCTCGTCGACGCGAACGGGACGCTCTTCTTCGGCATCACCTATCTCGGGGCCGAGGTCACGACGCTGTGGCGGACGGATGGCTCGGGGGCCGGCACCGTTCCGGCGAAGGTGTTCTTTCCGGGGAGCAGTGGCTCGGCGCCCGTCATCGAGGACCTGGTGGCCGTGGGCAGCCAGGTCTTCTTCCGTATCCACCGTGACGATACGGGAGTCGAGCTGTGGGTCAGTGATGGCACGGACAGCGGGACGCGGCTCGTCGAGGACCTGGAGCCCGGCCCCGCGAGTCCCACGCTGCTGCTCCCCACGGCGGTGGGGGGACGGCTGGTCTTCCTCCGACAGGTGCCCGATACGGGGACACCGTCCACGCTCCGGTACGAGGTGTGGCGCTCGGATGGCACGGCGGAGGGGACCTTCCGTGTCACGACGCTCCCCCCGCGCGTGACGGTGAGCTGGGCCTCGCTGCGCGTCGGCGGCGCCTTGCTGATGTTCGTGTCGGGGGAGGACACGGGGACCTCGCTCTGGCGCACGGATGGGACGGCGTCCGGGACGTATCTGGTGAAGTCGCTGGACGCGCAGGCCCTCCACGTCGAGGACGTGCGGGAGGTGGGAGGCCAGGGGCTGTTCGTGCTGCCTGACGGGGTCAACCACGAGGTCTGGAGGACGGATGGCACCGCGGCCGGGAGCGTGCGGCTCGAGGCCTTCGGGCGGCCCGCGAGGCTCATGGGGGTGGTGGGGGCCTCGGTCTACTTGAGCACCCTCGACACCAGCACGCTGCGCCTCCAAATCGAGAGGCTGTCGCTGGCGGGCGGAGGCAAGGCCCGGGTGACGACCCTGCCCAATCCCCATGCGGGCAATCCGGATGCGTATCCCTCCATCCAGCGAACGACGACCTCCGGCGGGCGGCTCTACTTCTCCATGGCCATCGGCAGCAGCGGGCCCGCGCCCCAGGACGTCCAGCTATGGGCGACGGATGGCACGGCCTCGGGGACGGTCCTGCTCCATCGTCCGTTGAGCCTGGGTGACCAGTATTGGTCGCCGCTCTTCGCGACAGGGGAGGGCCCCGTGCTGTTCGGCGGTTCCAATGGGGAGGGCGGCATCGTCGAGCCCTGGTTCACTCGGGGCACCGTGGCGACGACGGGACGACTGACCCAGGGCGAGCTCGGGAACCCGGATGGGTTCGCCCGACTGGGGAACCACGTCTACTTCTTCGCCTATGACGACACGGAAGAGCGCCAGCTCTGGTCCGTGCCCGCGAGCGTCTCCTGTCCGCCTGGCCTGGACGCCGAGCCGTCACCCCGGTAGACGCACGCTCAGGCGGGCTCCTGGGCGTGGCCGACGTTGCGGTCCACCACGGTGAAGTCGCAAGAGCGGTAGAGGGCGACGGGGGCCGGGCTGTCCTCGAAGGCGTACACGATGGCCCGCCGGGCCCCCAGCATGCGCATGCGCTCGAGCCCTTCGTGCATGAGCGCGCGCACGAGCCCGCGCCGGCGATGCTCCGGCGCGCACGCGACCGGCTCGAACTCGCCTACTCCGGTGGCCGCGTCGAACCAACCCAGCACGCAGGCGGCGAGGCTGCCGTCGGGTGCCTCGGCCACGAGGTCGAGCGTGGGTTGGTAGCGCGGCGCCGCCATGAGTCGCGCATACACTTCCGTCGTCACCCGCTCGGTTCCGAACCCGCGCCGATGCACGAGCGCGCGCGCGGCCACCTCCTCGGGGCCTCGCACCGCGCGTACCCGGTACCCCGCGGGGAGCGGCGGAAGCGGGAGCGAAGGCGGGTGGAGCGGACGGGCCAGGTGCAGGTAGCCGGCGCCCGTGATGCGCCGCCAATCCCGTTGCTCCAGCGCCGCGAGCAGCGGGGCGCTGCTCTCCAGGGCCCAGAGAGTCGGTGGTCGCGGGCCGCGTTCATGCCGCGCGTGCACCCACGGCTCGAGGTCCCTCACGAACGCGTCCGCGTCCTGGAGCCGGTGGACGAACAGGTCCACGTCACCATTCCCATAGGCCCAGGCGAACCCGGCGAGCTGGCCCGGCGCGTGCTCCCACAGGGCGATGTCCTCCTGGGGGCGCACCTGGGCATTGCGCAGCAGCCGCCAGGTCAGGTCCCCCGCAGTGCATTCCACGTGGGGCCCTCGCTCCGCCCAGGCCCGTGTCACGAGGAGCGACATGTCCTCGAGGTCGGCCACATCGCGATAGGGGCGCAGGCGGGGCACGCCCCCAGCTTATGGAAAGACTTTGTTTGCTGGAATTGCTGTTCTTGGGTGTCCGTCGGTGTGCCGCGACGCCGAGGCGTCAGGACTTCCCCCTGGATTCCATGAGGGAGCTCTCTCGTCCACGTCGCGAAGGGGTCATCCCTTCCGGCCGACGTACTCCGCGAGGTGCTTGCCGGTCAGCGTCGACCGCGCGGAGACGAGCTCGGTCGGAGGCCCCTCGAAGACGATGCGCCCGCCGTCGTGGCCCGCGCCGGGGCCCAGGTCGATGATCCAGTCCGCGTGCGCCATGACCGCTTGATGGTGCTCGATGACGATGACCGACTTGCCGGAGTCGACCAGCCGATCCATCAGCCCGAGCAGCTTCTCGACGTCGGCCAGGTGCAGGCCGCTGGTCGGCTCGTCGAGCACGTAGACGCCGCCCTCCTCTCCCATGTGCGTCGCGAGCTTCAGCCGCTGCCGCTCGCCGCCCGACAGCGTGGTGAGCGGCTGGCCCAGGCGCAGGTACCCGAGCCCGACGTCGGCCATCCGCTTCAGGATGGCGTGCGCGGCCGGCGTGCGCGTCTTCTCGGCGCCGAAGAAGGCGACCGCGTCATCGACGGAGAGGTCGAGCACCTCGGCGATGTTGAGCCCGCCGAACCGGTACTCCAGCACCGCCGCCTGGAACCGTCGGCCCTGGCAGTCCTCGCAGACCGTGGTGACGCCGGCCATCATCGCCAGGTCGGTGTAGATGACCCCGGCGCCGTTGCACGTCGGGCAGGCCCCCTCGGAGTTGGCGCTGAACAGGGTGGGCTTCACGCCGTTGGCCTTCGCGAAGGCCTTGCGGATGGGCTCCAGCATGTCCGTGTACGTCGCCGGGTTGCTGCGACGCGAGCCCCGAATCGCCGACTGGTCGATGGACACCACCCCTTCGCGGGGTGACACCGAGCCGTGGATGAGCGTGCTCTTCCCCGACCCGGCCACGCCCGTCACCACCACCAGCACGCCGAGCGGGATGTCGACGTCGACGCCGCGCAGGTTGTGGGCCTTGGCGCCGCGCACCTTCATCACGCCCGTCGGCTTGCGCACCGACGGCTTCAAGGTGGCCCGGTCATCCAGGTGCCGTCCGGTCAACGTCCCGCTGGCCCGCAGGCCGTCGACGGTGCCCTCGAACACCACCGTGCCACCTGCCGAGCCGGCGCCAGGGCCGATGTCGACGACGTGGTCGGCGATCTGGATGACCTCCGGCTTGTGCTCGACGACCAGCACGGTGTTGCCCTTGTCGCGCAGCCGCAAGAGCAGGCCGTTCATCCGCTGGATGTCGTGCGGGTGCAGTCCCACCGTCGGCTCGTCGAACACATACGTCACGTCCGTGAGCGACGAGCCCAGGTGGCGGACCATCTGGGTGCGCTGGGCCTCGCCGCCCGACAGCGTCCCCGAGGGCCGGTCTAGGCTGAGATAGCCCAGGCCGATCTCCACGAACGAGTCGAGCGTGCGCCGCAGCGTCGCCAGCAGCGGCGCGACGGAGGGCTCCTTCAGCCCGCGCACCCACTCGGCCAGGTCGCTGATCTGCATCGCGCAGGCCTCGGCGATGTTGATGCCCTTGATCTTCGAGGACCGCGCAGCCGCGTTCAGGCGCGTGCCGCCGCAGTCGGGGCAGGGCGTGAACGTCACCGCGCGCTCCACGAACGCGCGGATGTGGGGCTGCATCGCCTCCTTGTCCTTGGACAGGAACGACTTCTGGATGCGCGGAATCAGCCCCTCGTAGGTCAAGTTCATGCTCTCGAACTTCACCTTGGTCGGCTCGTGGTAGAGGAAGTCGTGGAGCTCCTTCTTGGTGTACTTGCGGATCGGCTTGTTCGGGTCGAGGAGCCCCGAGGCCATGAAGACGCGCACCTGCCAGCCGTCGGGGGTGTAGCCGGGAATGGTGAGCGCGCCCTCGGAGAGTGACTTCGAGTCGTCGTACAGCTGGGTCAGGTCGATGTCGGTCACCGACCCCATCCCCTCGCAGCGCGGGCACATGCCTCCGGTGACGGTGAACTCGCGCTTCTCGCTCTTGCCGTCGCCCTTCTCGACCGCCAGCTCACCGGCGCCACGGGCCGACGGGA
It contains:
- a CDS encoding GNAT family N-acetyltransferase codes for the protein MECTAGDLTWRLLRNAQVRPQEDIALWEHAPGQLAGFAWAYGNGDVDLFVHRLQDADAFVRDLEPWVHARHERGPRPPTLWALESSAPLLAALEQRDWRRITGAGYLHLARPLHPPSLPLPPLPAGYRVRAVRGPEEVAARALVHRRGFGTERVTTEVYARLMAAPRYQPTLDLVAEAPDGSLAACVLGWFDAATGVGEFEPVACAPEHRRRGLVRALMHEGLERMRMLGARRAIVYAFEDSPAPVALYRSCDFTVVDRNVGHAQEPA
- a CDS encoding ATP-binding cassette domain-containing protein — its product is MKTQPTPAPSQQPADTHDLIRVRGARENNLKDVSVDIPKRRLTVFTGVSGSGKSSLVFGTIAAESQRLINETYSAFVQTFMPSMARPEVDVLEGLTTAIIVDQERMGANSRSTVGTATDANAMLRVLFSRLGKPHIGSSNAFAFNIPSARGAGELAVEKGDGKSEKREFTVTGGMCPRCEGMGSVTDIDLTQLYDDSKSLSEGALTIPGYTPDGWQVRVFMASGLLDPNKPIRKYTKKELHDFLYHEPTKVKFESMNLTYEGLIPRIQKSFLSKDKEAMQPHIRAFVERAVTFTPCPDCGGTRLNAAARSSKIKGINIAEACAMQISDLAEWVRGLKEPSVAPLLATLRRTLDSFVEIGLGYLSLDRPSGTLSGGEAQRTQMVRHLGSSLTDVTYVFDEPTVGLHPHDIQRMNGLLLRLRDKGNTVLVVEHKPEVIQIADHVVDIGPGAGSAGGTVVFEGTVDGLRASGTLTGRHLDDRATLKPSVRKPTGVMKVRGAKAHNLRGVDVDIPLGVLVVVTGVAGSGKSTLIHGSVSPREGVVSIDQSAIRGSRRSNPATYTDMLEPIRKAFAKANGVKPTLFSANSEGACPTCNGAGVIYTDLAMMAGVTTVCEDCQGRRFQAAVLEYRFGGLNIAEVLDLSVDDAVAFFGAEKTRTPAAHAILKRMADVGLGYLRLGQPLTTLSGGERQRLKLATHMGEEGGVYVLDEPTSGLHLADVEKLLGLMDRLVDSGKSVIVIEHHQAVMAHADWIIDLGPGAGHDGGRIVFEGPPTELVSARSTLTGKHLAEYVGRKG